The genomic stretch AATCTTGATAGGTTTTTAAATTGATTATGTTCAAGTTTAACAACATTAGCTCCTAGTTCAGCGATTAAATCCACAACTTTTGCTAATTCTCCTGGTTTGTCTGGAATATTTAGAGAAAAATTAAAGATTCTATCTCTTCTAATAAGCCCTTTATTAATCATAGATGAAATCATTAAGACATCTATGTTACCTCCACTTATAACTGATACAACTTTTTTATCTTTTTCTTTTAATTTTTTTGTAGCAGCAATTGATAATATTCCAGAATTTTCTGCAATAATTTTGTGTTTTTCTACCAACAATAAGAATGCTTCCATCAATTCATAATCTGATACTGTTATAATTTCATCAACATATTTTTTTATATATTCAAAGTTTAAATCTCCTATTTTTTTTACAGCCGTTCCATCAGCTATAGTATTTGCTTCTTTAAGTTCAACAACTTTATTTTCTTTTATAGCTTCATAAGCTGATGCAGCTCCTTCTGGCTCTACACCAATAATTTTTATTTCAGGTTTTAATATTTTTGCAGCACAAGCTATACCTGAAATTAAACCACCACCACCAATAGGAACAAGTATAATGTCAGTTTCAGGAAGTTCCTCTAAAATTTCTAAGGCTATTGTTCCTTGTCCATCTAAAACATCTTCATCATTAAAAGGGTGAACGAAGACATAACCTTCTTTTTCCTCTAATTCTTTTGCTTTTTTATAGGCATCATCATAGACATCACCATGTAAAATAACTTCTGCTCCATACTGTTTTGTAGACTCAACTTTAATAAGTGGAGTAGATTTTGGCATTACAATAACTGCTTTTATACCAGATTCTTTGGCACCATAAGCAACTCCTTGAGCGTGATTTCCAGCAGATGAAGCTATTACTCCTCTTTTCTTTTCAGCATCTGTTAGATTAGAAATTTTGTTATATGCTCCTCTTATCTTAAATGAACCTGTTTTTTGTAAATTCTCAGGCTTAATAAATACTTTATTTCCAGATTCTTTTGAGAATATAGGACTGTAAATTAAATGTGTTTCTAAAAGTACTTTTGACAATTTTTCCTTTGCTTTTATAAAATCTTCTAACTTAGCCATATAGCCTGCTACTAAAAATGTATTAAAATATATTTAATACACTAGAATATTACTACTTCAATGAGTATATTTTCAATACAATGTATCTACTCATAATTCCTTGTACTCTCCATAGTCGTTAATTCCCGACTAGCCATCGGTACATATAGATATTTTAACTTGCTATTTGTAGCTTTCTCCTTTTCTTTTTATTTTAAAATATCTATGCTATTACTTTATATATTTTTGCCTTTTCAAGATTTATACTTGCATTGTAATCTCTATCTATTTCTATTCCACAATTATAACACTTATAAATCCTATCATTTAATTTTAAATCTTTCTTTACACTACCACAACAAGAACAAGTTTTGGAACTTGGATAAAATGTATCTACTAACCTTAGTTCAATATTTCTTTCCTTACATTTGTTAATAAGTTTTGTTCTTATACTATAAAAATTTTGCTCTTGTATAACTTTTGAAAGATGTTTATTCTTTATCATATTAGATACTTTTAAATCTTCAATAGTAATGTATTTTAACTTGGCTCTTGTTATTTCATTTACTATTTTATTATTATAATCATCTCTAATACAATTTAATCTATAAAATATCTTTTGTACTTTTAACTTTTTCTTATTAAAATTTTTCAATTCTTTTAATTTTATTTTTTTAGACTTTGAGTATTCTATACTCCTTGACATCTTTCTTTGCTCTCTTTTAAGTTTCTTTTTTAATTTCTTAACTTTCTTAGTTTTATTTATATTTTTAAATACTCTACCATCAGAACATATAGCTGTATCCTTTATACCTAAATCTATTCCTAAGCCTTTAATGTTTTTGTTTTTAGTTTTAACTATATCATCTACTTCTATAATAAGTGATAAGAAGTATCTATCAGCTATTTTAGTTATAGTACCACTTTTTATATTAGCATTTTTAGGAATGTATCCATATTCCTTTATTTTTACAAATTTTAATGTAGGTATTTTTATTTTATGTCTGTAAAATTCAAAATCTTTTTTATTATTCTTAACAAAATATGCTCCTAATTCATTTTTACCTTTTTTCTTAAAAATAGGAAAAGCACTTAGACCTTTAAAAAAGTTTTTAAAAGCTCTCTCCCCATAAATAATAGCTTGTTTGACTGATTTAGAAGATATATCTTTTATCCATTTTTTATCAGGATTATTAGGTAGATAGACATTGTTAATATATTTAGAAAAATCATTAGCACTAACAAATTTATTACCTAATTTATATTGTTCTTGATTATATTTAATATATTCATTATATATAAATCTTTCAGTACCAATGGTCTGACATACTTTTATCTTCTGTGCTACTGTTAATTTTAATTCTATCTTTAGTGCTTTATACATCTTCTAGTACCTTTCATATATTTTTATATTTTAAGATATATTTCTATGTGTTTTTGTTAACTGTTCTTAACTCCTTAAAATTTTAAATAAAATAGTTTATTTCTATATTTTTATTATATATCTCTAAATTAAGTATGTCAATAATATATATCGTATCAAAATAAACTATATTATAATAAATATTGTATAAATTTTTATAAAACTTGTTTGAAAAATAGTAAATAGTAGAAATAAAAAAGAGAATTTTTAAGTTTTTTGTTCTCAAAAATTCTCTTAATAATATTAGTTATAAAGTTAATTAACTGTATTAATCATCCCAACATTCAGTATTTTCTAAACCAGGAATGTCTTTTGCTCTAAATACAGGATTCTTTCCTTCTTTTCTTTGTTTTATGTAGTCTCTAATAATAGCAACAGCTTTTGGAGAAAGTATTGCTATAACTACGATATTCATTAATGCCATAATTCCCATAGATACGTCAGCTATATCCCAAACAAGTCCTAAACTTGCAACTGAACCTAAGTATACACAAGCAACAGTTAATACTCTAAATACTAACATTGAAGTTTTACTCTTAGTTAAAAATTCTAAGTTTGCTTCACCATAATAGTAGTTTCCAACTAATGAACTGAAAGCAAATAAGAAAATACATAGAGTTATAAATCCAGCTCCCCAATTTCCAACTGAATGAGAAAGAGCAAGTTGAGTTAATTTAATTCCTTTTTCTCCTATTGTGTTATATTCAGGGTATAATAAAACAATAAATCCTGTTGCACTACAAATTAATATAGTATCTACGAATACACCAAATGCTTGTAATAAACCTTGTTTTACAGGGTGAGAAACATTTGATGTAGCAGCAGCATTTGGAGCACTTCCCATACCAGCTTCGTTAGAATATAGTCCTCTCTTAATACCTTGAAGCATAGCAACTCCTATTGCCCCACCAACAGCTTGCTTTAAACCAAAAGCAGCTTCAATAATACTCATAAATAATCCTGGTATATGAACAATATTAACAACTAGAACATATAAAGCTACAACAACGTATCCTATTGCCATAATAGGAACCATGTATCCAACAACATTAGCAATTCTATTTAATCCTCCAAATATAATTAAAGCAGTAAGTCCAGCTAAGATTATTCCAGCTATTGTAGAACTCATATTAAATGAAGTTTCAAATGCTTGTGCTATTGTATTGGCTTGAACTGTGTTAAATACAAAGGCAAATGTTACTATAACTATAACTGAGAAAATGTAACCTAATGTTTTTTGTCCTAAAGCTTTTTCCATGTAATAAGAAGGTCCACCTCTAAATCCATTTCCTTCTTTTACTTTATAAGTTTGTGCTAAAGTATTTTCAATCAAACTTGTTGCTCCACCTAGAAGTGCTATAATCCACATCCAAAATAATGCTCCAGGTCCACCAACTACAACTGCTATTGCAACTCCTGCAAGGTTACCAGTACCAACGTGAGAAGCAACTGCTATACAAAATGCTTGGAAACCAGTTACTTGTCCAGCAACTTTCTTTTCACCATCTTTTAGAGAAGAAAGTTTACCAGTAATTAAAGCAACCATATCACCTAATAATCTTCCTTGTGCAAAACCAGTTCTTATAGTATAGAACAGTCCTGATAAGATTAAAAGTGCAATAAGAACATAAGACCATAAAACTGTGTTGATTTGTCCAATTATAGAATTTAAAAAATCCATATAATTTTACCCCCTTATTTAAAATTTTTGTTACTTTACAAGATTAAAATTTAAAAAATATTTAAAGAAAGTTCCTCAGATAAATCTGCAAGTAGATGTCCACCAGCAAGAGAGTTACCTTTTTTATCTAGTGAAGGACCATATACTCCTATCCCCATTTTACCAGGAACAACAGAACAAATCCCTCCACCTACTCCACTTTTTGAAGGTATACCAACTCTCACAGCAAATTCACCTGAACTATCATACATTCCACAAGTTACCATCAATGTCTTAATAATTTTTGCCATTCTTGTAGTTAAAATTCTTTCGCCATTTGAAAGGACACCATCATTTGCTAAAAATTTTCCTAATGTAGAAATAGTTTTAGCTGTTCCTTCTATTGAACATTGTTTAAAATAAACTGTAAGAGCTTCATTTACATTCCCTTCAATTATTCCTTCACCCTTTAAAAAGTAAGCCATTGAAAAGTTTCTGAATCCTGTATCAGCCTCACCACAATATATTTTATAGTTTATATCCAAAGAATCATCTTCTGTTATTAATTTTGCAAAATCTAATAATCTTCCAAATCTTTCTTTTTCATTTTTACCTTTTATCATAGAAGCAACAGCAATTGCTCCAGCATTAATCATAGGGTTATAAGGTTTTTTTCTACTTGAAGTTTCAAGTTTTCTAATTGAGTTAAATGGATCACCACTTGGTTCCATTCCAACTTTTGAGAAGACATATTCTTCACCGTTATCTAATATGGCTAACATTAAAGAGATTATTTTTGAAATGCTTTGTATTGTAAATTTTGTGTTGTAATCTCCAGCAAAAAATTCTTGCCCATCTAAGGTTGTTACATAAATCCCAAGAGCATTTTTATCAGCTTTATCAAGCTCAGGAATATAATTCGCTACATTACCATCTGCTGCAAATTTCCTATTTTTTTCTACAAGTTCCTTTAATAGTTCCTCCATCAGATTACCTCTCCTAAGTTTGTTCTAAAATTAAACGATAATTAAACATATTCTGTTAATAATACACACTTATAATATCAATTATACAAAACAGATTTTAGAATGTCAAGTAAAGAATATTGAAATATTTGATTGATATAGTAAATAAAACAAAGGAAAGAAAAGCATATATTAGATATATTTTTTAAATAGTAAAAACAAAAAGAGTATAAGTGAACACATCTTACTATTTGCTTATCTTAATATATTATAAAAGATAGAAATAAGGATAGTTCACAAGTAATTAAATATAGTTATTAGTTCAAAAAAATGATATAATAAAAGATAATATAAACAAAGATAATATAATCAAAGCATTATATGGAGGAATTATGGGTAAAGAAAATAAAAATTTTGATATAGTATCTTTTCTATTTAACAATGAAGGTTTTATAAATGGTTTATTAGAAAATTTAAAGAAAGAGTTAATGGAAGTAATTTTTTCGGATGATTTGAGCTTGTTTAAAAAAAGTATATTTGTTCAAGGAGTATTTAGTTATGCCAGTTTAATTTTAAGTAATAATACTTCAATGACAAATGAAGAAAAGAGTAAAATCATGCAAGAAATTTTGAAATAAGTAATCTATTAACAGAAAATTCAATAGAAGACATAAAACAATATACAAATTAAAAAATGTAAAGAGAAAATACTTGACAAACTTTTTACTATATTTTATAATAACTGGGTGAATAATTATGATATTAGATGAATTTGTTGAAATTGCTAATCTTTTAGAAATTTATTCTTCACTCTTAAGTGAAAAACAAAAAGAGTATTTAGTAGATCATTTTGAAAATGATTTATCACTTTCTGAAATTGCTAAAAATAATAATGTAAGTAGACAGGCAATTTATGATAATATAAAAAGAGGTGTAGCTCTTCTATATGATTATGAAAATAAATTAAATTTTTATCAAATGAAGAAGAATATTAGAGAAGAATTAGTTAATTTAAAAGAAAATTTTACAAAGGAAAATTTGGAAAAGATTATAGATAACTTACTTTAATGAGGTAGATATGTTAGAAAATTTAGGAAATAGATTTCAAGATATTTTTAAAAAAATAAGAGGGCATGGAAAACTTAGTGAATCTAATATAAAAGATGCACTTAGAGAAGTTAAAATGTCTCTTTTAGAAGCAGATGTCAACTATAAGGTAGTTAAAGATTTTACTAATAGAATAAGTGAAAAGGCAATAGGGACAGAAGTTATTAGAGGAGTAAATCCAGCCCAACAATTTATAAAATTAGTAAATGATGAACTTGTTGAACTGTTAGGAGGAACTAGCTCAAAATTAACAAAAGGACTTAGAAACCCAACAATAATAATGTTAGCAGGCTTACAAGGAGCAGGGAAAACAACTTTTGCTGCAAAACTTGCTAAATTTTTAAAAAAACAAAATGAAAAACTATTATTAGTTGGAGTAGATGTATACAGACCTGCTGCTATAAAACAATTACAAGTTTTAGGAAAACAAATAGGTGTAGATGTTTATTCAGAAGAAGATAATAAAGATGTTGTTGGAATTGCAACAAGGGCAATAGAGAAAGCAAAAGAAATAAATGCGACTTACATGATAGTTGATACAGCAGGTAGACTGCATGTGGATGAAACTCTTATGGAAGAATTAAAGGAACTAAAAAAAGTAATAAAACCACAAGAAATTTTACTTGTTGTGGATGCTATGATTGGACAAGATGCAGTTAATTTAGCTGAATCTTTTAATAATGCTTTAAGTGTTGATGGAGTTATTCTAACTAAATTAGATGGAGACACTCGTGGAGGAGCAGCATTATCTATTAAAGCTGTTGTAGGAAAACCAATAAAATTTATTGGAGTTGGGGAAAAACTTAATGATATTGAGATTTTTCATCCAGATAGATTAGTATCAAGAATATTAGGGATGGGAGATGTTGTTTCTCTTGTTGAAAAAGCACAAGAAGTAATAGATGAAAATGAAGCAAAATCTTTAGAAGAAAAAATAAAATCTCAAAAATTTGATTTAAATGATTTCTTAAAGCAGCTACAAACAATAAAAAGATTGGGTTCACTTGGAGGAATATTAAAGCTGATACCAGGTATGCCAAAGATTGATGACTTAGCTCCAGCAGAAAAAGAAATGAAAAAAGTTGAAGCAATAATTCAGTCTATGACAAAAGAAGAAAGAAAGAAACCTGATATTTTAAAAGCAAGTAGAAAGATAAGAATTGCAAAAGGTAGTGGAACAGATGTATCAGATGTAAATAAGCTACTTAAACAATTTGAGCAAATGAAATCTATGATGAAAATGTTTAGTTCTGGTAAAATGCCTAATATGGGTGCTATGGGTAAAGGTGGAAAATTCCCGTTTTAATAGTTATTAATAAAATTTATATATAAAATTAAAGGAGATGTGAAAGAATGTTAAAATTAAGACTTACAAGATTAGGAGATAAAAAGAGACCTTCTTATAGAATAGTGGCTATGGAAGCTTTATCTAAAAGAGATGGAGGAGCAGTTGCTTACTTAGGTAACTACTTCCCATTAGAAGATTCAAAAGTAGTATTAAAAGAAGAAGAAATCTTAAATTTCTTAAAAAATGGAGCTCAACCTACAAGAACTGTAAAATCAATTTTAGTTAAAGCAGGAGTATGGGCTAAATTTGAAGAAACTAAAAAGAAATAAGTTTTGAAAAAGAAAAAACACCTACAATTAAATAAAAATGTAGGTGTTTTTAATATTTAGCAAATTAGTTTAAATTTTTATATCATCATAGTTGCCAGTTTCAAATTTTTTAACTACATAAGAACATACTGGATGTACTTTAAAGTTGTTTCTTCTAGCATAGTCAACGGCTTCATCTAAAAGTTTTTGAGCAATTCCTTGTCCTTTTAATTTATCAGATACAACAGTGTGGTCAAAAATTAAAACATTATCATTTCTTTTGTATTCAAGTCTTGCTAAAATTTCTTTGTTTTCATCATAAATATAGAAACCATTTCCTTCATAATGAATAATATCCATAATTTTACCTCCTAAAAATTTTATTAAGTTAACTCTTAACTGATTAATTATAACAAATAATATAAGAATAAGAAAGAGAGTTCTCTGATTTGATTATTAAAACTTAAAAATAAAAAAAATTCAGGATAAAAACTCTTTTTTTATCATTGAAAAATAAAGATAAAAACAAGAATAAATAAAAAATTAAAAAAAATTTAAAAAATTTTGTTGACAAAGTTTGTGAAAGATGTTAATATGTTCCTTGCCGATAAGGGAAGGACATTAGCAACAGAATAGAGAAAAGACAAAAAGCAACCATAAATTTGGTGTAAAACAAAATAGCAAGAATGAGCTATTAAAAAGATTGAACGAAGAGTTTGATCCTGGCTCAGGATGAACGCTGACAGAATGCTTAACACATGCAAGTCAACTTGAACTTCGGTTTGGGTGGCGGACGGGTGAGTAACGCGTAAAGAACTTACCTCACAGTTAGGGACAACATTTGGAAACGAATGCTAATACCTGATATTATGATTTTAGGGCATCCTAGAATTATGAAAGCTATATGCGCTGTGAGAGAGCTTTGCGTCCCATTAGCTAGTTGGAGAGGTAACGGCTCACCAAGGCGATGATGGGTAGCCGGCCTGAGAGGGTGAACGGCCACAAGGGGACTGAGACACGGCCCTTACTCCTACGGGAGGCAGCAGTGGGGAATATTGGACAATGGACCAAGAGTCTGATCCAGCAATTCTGTGTGCACGATGAAGTTTTTCGGAATGTAAAGTGCTTTCAGTTGGGAAGAAAAAAATGACGGTACCAACAGAAGAAGTGACGGCTAAATACGTGCCAGCAGCCGCGGTAATACGTATGTCACAAGCGTTATCCGGATTTATTGGGCGTAAAGCGCGTCTAGGTGGTTATGTAAGTCTGATGTGAAAATGCAGGGCTCAACTCTGTATTGCGTTGGAAACTGTGTAACTAGAGTACTGGAGAGGTAAGCGGAACTACAAGTGTAGAGGTGAAATTCGTAGATATTTGTAGGAATGCCGATGGGGAAGCCAGCTTACTGGACAGATACTGACGCTAAAGCGCGAAAGCGTGGGTAGCAAACAGGATTAGATACCCTGGTAGTCCACGCCGTAAACGATGATTACTAGGTGTTGGGGGTCGAACCTCAGCGCCCAAGCAAACGCGATAAGTAATCCGCCTGGGGAGTACGTACGCAAGTATGAAACTCAAAGGAATTGACGGGGACCCGCACAAGCGGTGGAGCATGTGGTTTAATTCGACGCAACGCGAGGAACCTTACCAGCGTTTGACATCTTAGGAATGAGACAGAGATGTTTCAGTGTCCCTTCGGGGAAACCTAAAGACAGGTGGTGCATGGCTGTCGTCAGCTCGTGTCGTGAGATGTTGGGTTAAGTCCCGCAACGAGCGCAACCCCTTTCGTATGTTACCATCATTAAGTTGGGGACACATGCGATACTGCCTGCGATGAGCAGGAGGAAGGTGGGGATGACGTCAAGTCATCATGCCCCTTATACGCTGGGCTACACACGTGCTACAATGGGTAGTACAGAGAGTCGCAAAGCCGTGAGGTGGAGCTAATCTCAGAAAACTATTCTTAGTTCGGATTGTACTCTGCAACTCGAGTACATGAAGTTGGAATCGCTAGTAATCGCGAATCAGCAATGTCGCGGTGAATACGTTCTCGGGTCTTGTACACACCGCCCGTCACACCACGAGAGTTGGTTGCACCTGAAGTAGCAGGCCTAACCGCAAGGAGGGATGCTCCGAGGGTGTGATTAGCGATTGGGGTGAAGTCGTAACAAGGTATCCGTACGGGAACGTGTGGATGGATCACCTCCTTTCTAAGGAGAATATGTCTTTCTCTATTCTATTGGTAATGTTCTTTACATTACTTCTGAACATTGGAAACTATATAGTAGAACAAACAAGAAAACAAAATTAACTCTAACAA from Fusobacterium hwasookii encodes the following:
- a CDS encoding GNAT family N-acetyltransferase, which codes for MDIIHYEGNGFYIYDENKEILARLEYKRNDNVLIFDHTVVSDKLKGQGIAQKLLDEAVDYARRNNFKVHPVCSYVVKKFETGNYDDIKI
- the glsA gene encoding glutaminase A — its product is MEELLKELVEKNRKFAADGNVANYIPELDKADKNALGIYVTTLDGQEFFAGDYNTKFTIQSISKIISLMLAILDNGEEYVFSKVGMEPSGDPFNSIRKLETSSRKKPYNPMINAGAIAVASMIKGKNEKERFGRLLDFAKLITEDDSLDINYKIYCGEADTGFRNFSMAYFLKGEGIIEGNVNEALTVYFKQCSIEGTAKTISTLGKFLANDGVLSNGERILTTRMAKIIKTLMVTCGMYDSSGEFAVRVGIPSKSGVGGGICSVVPGKMGIGVYGPSLDKKGNSLAGGHLLADLSEELSLNIF
- the ylxM gene encoding YlxM family DNA-binding protein, translated to MILDEFVEIANLLEIYSSLLSEKQKEYLVDHFENDLSLSEIAKNNNVSRQAIYDNIKRGVALLYDYENKLNFYQMKKNIREELVNLKENFTKENLEKIIDNLL
- the rpsP gene encoding 30S ribosomal protein S16, translated to MLKLRLTRLGDKKRPSYRIVAMEALSKRDGGAVAYLGNYFPLEDSKVVLKEEEILNFLKNGAQPTRTVKSILVKAGVWAKFEETKKK
- a CDS encoding RNA-guided endonuclease InsQ/TnpB family protein; its protein translation is MYKALKIELKLTVAQKIKVCQTIGTERFIYNEYIKYNQEQYKLGNKFVSANDFSKYINNVYLPNNPDKKWIKDISSKSVKQAIIYGERAFKNFFKGLSAFPIFKKKGKNELGAYFVKNNKKDFEFYRHKIKIPTLKFVKIKEYGYIPKNANIKSGTITKIADRYFLSLIIEVDDIVKTKNKNIKGLGIDLGIKDTAICSDGRVFKNINKTKKVKKLKKKLKREQRKMSRSIEYSKSKKIKLKELKNFNKKKLKVQKIFYRLNCIRDDYNNKIVNEITRAKLKYITIEDLKVSNMIKNKHLSKVIQEQNFYSIRTKLINKCKERNIELRLVDTFYPSSKTCSCCGSVKKDLKLNDRIYKCYNCGIEIDRDYNASINLEKAKIYKVIA
- the ilvA gene encoding threonine ammonia-lyase: MAKLEDFIKAKEKLSKVLLETHLIYSPIFSKESGNKVFIKPENLQKTGSFKIRGAYNKISNLTDAEKKRGVIASSAGNHAQGVAYGAKESGIKAVIVMPKSTPLIKVESTKQYGAEVILHGDVYDDAYKKAKELEEKEGYVFVHPFNDEDVLDGQGTIALEILEELPETDIILVPIGGGGLISGIACAAKILKPEIKIIGVEPEGAASAYEAIKENKVVELKEANTIADGTAVKKIGDLNFEYIKKYVDEIITVSDYELMEAFLLLVEKHKIIAENSGILSIAATKKLKEKDKKVVSVISGGNIDVLMISSMINKGLIRRDRIFNFSLNIPDKPGELAKVVDLIAELGANVVKLEHNQFKNLSRFKDVELQVTVETNGSEHIKNLVQTFEEKGYEVIKIKSKII
- a CDS encoding alanine/glycine:cation symporter family protein, with product MDFLNSIIGQINTVLWSYVLIALLILSGLFYTIRTGFAQGRLLGDMVALITGKLSSLKDGEKKVAGQVTGFQAFCIAVASHVGTGNLAGVAIAVVVGGPGALFWMWIIALLGGATSLIENTLAQTYKVKEGNGFRGGPSYYMEKALGQKTLGYIFSVIVIVTFAFVFNTVQANTIAQAFETSFNMSSTIAGIILAGLTALIIFGGLNRIANVVGYMVPIMAIGYVVVALYVLVVNIVHIPGLFMSIIEAAFGLKQAVGGAIGVAMLQGIKRGLYSNEAGMGSAPNAAATSNVSHPVKQGLLQAFGVFVDTILICSATGFIVLLYPEYNTIGEKGIKLTQLALSHSVGNWGAGFITLCIFLFAFSSLVGNYYYGEANLEFLTKSKTSMLVFRVLTVACVYLGSVASLGLVWDIADVSMGIMALMNIVVIAILSPKAVAIIRDYIKQRKEGKNPVFRAKDIPGLENTECWDD
- the ffh gene encoding signal recognition particle protein, encoding MLENLGNRFQDIFKKIRGHGKLSESNIKDALREVKMSLLEADVNYKVVKDFTNRISEKAIGTEVIRGVNPAQQFIKLVNDELVELLGGTSSKLTKGLRNPTIIMLAGLQGAGKTTFAAKLAKFLKKQNEKLLLVGVDVYRPAAIKQLQVLGKQIGVDVYSEEDNKDVVGIATRAIEKAKEINATYMIVDTAGRLHVDETLMEELKELKKVIKPQEILLVVDAMIGQDAVNLAESFNNALSVDGVILTKLDGDTRGGAALSIKAVVGKPIKFIGVGEKLNDIEIFHPDRLVSRILGMGDVVSLVEKAQEVIDENEAKSLEEKIKSQKFDLNDFLKQLQTIKRLGSLGGILKLIPGMPKIDDLAPAEKEMKKVEAIIQSMTKEERKKPDILKASRKIRIAKGSGTDVSDVNKLLKQFEQMKSMMKMFSSGKMPNMGAMGKGGKFPF